The Zingiber officinale cultivar Zhangliang chromosome 2A, Zo_v1.1, whole genome shotgun sequence genomic sequence gCACCTTAAGATTAATTTCAAATATGAACatatgaattataaaaaaaaaatagattcatAAGACAATCCACGTTACAATCCTcattcaaaatctaaatttaacataaaaaaattattttattaaatttaatactaatttttcaCTATACCTATAAACttttctataatttatcatatttttttattatttaaggaAGGAGAGAGTTCTGAAGGGGATTTTAAATAATCAGGCGTCCGCATCCAAATCCCGATTCTTCTCCGCCCTATCCATGACCCGCTTATCTGCTCCTTGGAGAAGCACAACAAATACCATGAGCCGGTTGCCCCCGTCTCCTCTAACGCTCTCCGTTGCTCTGTTCTCCACCACCAGCAGCAATGTCTCCAGCGACGTCCTCTGTCTCCGTCCACGGACCTGGACAAGCCCTAAGCTCACGGTGGTGATCGGGGGACGACGAGGCGGGACGGTCCGGTGTATGGCGAACCAGCGTCGGGTCAAGATGGTGGCCAAGCAGATCCAGAGGGAGCTGTCGGATATGTTGATCACCGACAAGGTTCTCCAGTATGCCGTCCTCCCGGAAGCCTCCCTCGGTGCCGACCGCTACCTCTCCTCCCTCACTACTATTAGCGGCGTCGAGGTCTCCAGCGACCTCCAGGTGATTCATTTGTTTTGACGGTGCGATTACTAATTTTTTGGTTTTGGGAATTGTGATGCTTATTAGGCTAAATCtaattcaatattaagtttttagGTTGTTAAGGTGTATGTGTCTGTCTTTGGTGATGATCGAGGAAAAGAGGTTGCTATTGCTGGACTGAAGTCGAAGGTCAAGTATGTGCGTAGTGAGCTGGGGAGGCGGATGAAGTTGCGCCTAACTCCTGAAATACGTTTCATTGAAGATGAGTCGCTAGAAAGAGGAAGCAGAGTAAGCTTATTATATCGTCACATTGTGACCACCTCATTGTTTTCCATGTCTGCGTTTAGGTTAGCTGATGTAAATATTGGCAAATTGATAAAGAGCTAACAGATCAACATATCATGTTAGAGAAAATAGAATtggcaaataaaacttttaacaaTGTTTTGATGTGTTATGCTTGTGTTGCTTGCATTTTGCGCAAGATAGTTCTTGATCGTGAGTTGACCTTTAATTCAATGGTTTATCATTAGTTTCTTTAACGTGTTACTTCTATCCATCTTTGGTCGATGCCCTTGATTGGATTGGTTTGTAAATGATGTTGAAAGAGTTGAACAGATGTAAAAGAGCAATGCCTAGCTCCATAGATATTGGGACCAATTCATGTTAAAAAGTAGACTAATGAGTGATTATGTCTATCTGCTACTCTGTTATCTGTTTAACATTGTTTGCTACTACGCTGAAGAAGATTATGCACCATTGCTAATTTTGTACATCTTGGCCTTTACTTCAAAAATCATTATTTCTGGATGTAATTATATGTATAAGAAGCATACCCAAAGATCAATCTGTACACACAATGAAGAGGATCAAACCTTGGTATCTTTGGTATCCAAATGAAGTGTTCCTGAATAAAGGTTTTCAAGCTGTGCTGGTAGAATTTAAGATAGCATCTCAGGCACCATGCTGGTTGATCTCCTATTCCTTGAAAAATATCAATCAGTCTGACAATAATGTTTGAACTCATACTCTGATTGCCTTTGTTATTTGGATAAGAGTAGTGGATTGCAACATGGTATGGATCTAGGTTCCAACACTTTATCTCATTAAAATTTACAAGTTGTCAATGTGGGTGCAATGTTCACTCTGAATGTCACTGTTGGTAACTGGTTTTCAGTTTTGATGAGCCTGGGGTTCATAGATGGGGATTCCAAGTATGACTTTTTGGTAGTTTGTGTCCTACtaagtttgaaccttttcctagataTGATATTACTAACACATCTTGGATGCCTAAGATGGCTGATCAATCATCCAATACATATCTCATAAAATCTTCCTCATGCAATTAGTCAAATATTAAATCACATATAGATCTATAGTCATAGCATGTTATACCTATATCTCATACATCGACAATTTAACAACtcatagaaattttaaatttataagatATATAATTGTGGTTATTCTTTAACTGAAGATAGAGAAATCTATAGATCAATAGCTAAGAAACTAAACAAACTATTAGTAGGTGATAGAAGTACTATAGGCTAAACTAGTAAGACATCTATGTAAAGTGTACTTTTGAAATATCATAACTTAAACTATACTCTCGCTATGTTCAGTATGGTTGTCATCACTATTGTTATGCCTTCCAGGCCTTGGTGCATTTATCTTGTTTGCCCCTCAATCTGGAAGAACCTTCAGCCAAAATGATCATTGTGTGTGACAGACCTTTTAGCTTCAAAATATATATTGGATGGCACTGAATTTCAAATTTACTTCTGGTTTGATATTAGATCCCCTCTGTGCCAGTTTAAGTGTTTTATATTTTGTCTATGTGAACTTAAATGTTTGAATTCCTCCTTGCCTTTTTTTAGTTATTGGAGTCTAGAATGAAATCATAATGTTAGTAACATTATTTACATGTTGTTGAATCATCTTCTTTCTTGACCTATTGAATTTGTATGACTCGTAATTATTTGAGATGAAGATTGCCTTAGGAATTACTTCTTTGCCTAGCTGAAATATTGTGATTGATTCTTAAGCACTGTATCTGCTGTATGCTTCGTGTTTCTGTTGTTCTGGAA encodes the following:
- the LOC122043192 gene encoding probable ribosome-binding factor A, chloroplastic, with translation MTRLSAPWRSTTNTMSRLPPSPLTLSVALFSTTSSNVSSDVLCLRPRTWTSPKLTVVIGGRRGGTVRCMANQRRVKMVAKQIQRELSDMLITDKVLQYAVLPEASLGADRYLSSLTTISGVEVSSDLQVVKVYVSVFGDDRGKEVAIAGLKSKVKYVRSELGRRMKLRLTPEIRFIEDESLERGSRVIAILDRLKEEKSTRDQDAKQFEPPNSSEEDGEGDMDNEDEDIIYVN